A single genomic interval of Cucumis sativus cultivar 9930 chromosome 7, Cucumber_9930_V3, whole genome shotgun sequence harbors:
- the LOC101204883 gene encoding probable aspartic proteinase GIP1 has translation MSTPPLFFFFFFLISFPLYSLQTALIAPLYKHHTSLLYSISLHLKTPLRPASLYLDLGGAFSWIHCYQNYNSSSYKFVLCNTPLSNSFNQAICGSCVQAPSPICANDTIFSYAYPENPSLRDHFVDYDHPKLTDSENVITDVLALSTTGGSTSAPLRRIPEFPFACVKTNFLREVAKNVIGLAALGRSNLSIPSVISAKFSSPKYFAICLSGARSGPGVAFFGSKGPYRFSPNVDLSKSLTYTPLLFNPVSASIYTYWLPSYEYYVGLSAIRINGKVVPFNTSLLSFEPIHGRGGAKISTSTNYALLRSSIYRAFATVFMKEAVVLNFKLINAVEPFGVCYEAKSVGVTAEGQAKAPVVDLVMEKEKVVWKLGGRNTMVRIKKKGVDAWCLGFINGGEFPRTPIVIGGLQMEDHLLQFDLENFRFGFSSSALKEGTSCSKFDFTSANNTFF, from the coding sequence ATGTCAACTCCTcccctctttttcttcttcttcttcctcatttcATTTCCTTTGTATTCTCTTCAAACAGCTCTCATTGCTCCTCTCTACAAACACCATACCTCTCTCCTCTACTCCATCTCCCTCCACCTCAAAACTCCCCTCCGCCCAGCCTCCCTCTACCTCGACCTCGGCGGCGCCTTCTCCTGGATCCACTGCTACCAAAATTACAACTCTTCCTCTTACAAATTCGTCCTTTGCAATACCCCTCTCTCCAATTCCTTCAACCAGGCTATTTGCGGCTCCTGCGTCCAAGCTCCCTCTCCTATCTGTGCTAACGACACCATCTTCTCTTACGCCTATCCAGAAAACCCATCCCTCAGAGATCATTTTGTTGATTACGATCACCCTAAGCTCACCGATTCCGAGAATGTCATCACTGATGTTCTTGCTCTCTCCACCACAGGCGGCTCCACATCCGCTCCACTCCGTCGCATTCCTGAATTTCCTTTCGCATGCGTCAAGACCAATTTCCTCCGAGAAGTTGCTAAGAATGTCATTGGCCTAGCCGCGCTCGGCCGTTCCAACTTATCGATTCCATCGGTGATTAGTGCAAAATTCAGTAGCCCTAAGTATTTTGCCATTTGTTTATCAGGAGCGAGGTCAGGGCCTGGTGTTGCTTTCTTCGGATCTAAAGGCCCGTACAGATTTTCCCCCAATGTTGATCTTTCTAAATCCCTAACTTACACACCATTGCTCTTCAATCCGGTTAGCGCCTCGATTTACACCTATTGGTTACCGTCTTACGAGTATTACGTTGGACTCTCCGCCATTAGAATCAACGGCAAGGTGGTGCCGTTCAACACATCTTTATTGTCGTTTGAGCCGATTCACGGTCGCGGTGGGGCTAAGATCAGCACCTCCACCAATTACGCGTTGCTACGGAGTTCGATTTATAGAGCATTCGCGACGGTGTTTATGAAGGAAGCGGTTGTACTCAACTTCAAGTTGATAAATGCGGTAGAGCCGTTCGGAGTGTGCTATGAGGCAAAGAGCGTGGGAGTGACGGCGGAAGGACAGGCGAAGGCTCCGGTGGTGGATTTGGTTatggagaaagagaaagtGGTGTGGAAATTAGGGGGGAGGAATACGATGGTGAGGATTAAGAAGAAGGGAGTGGATGCTTGGTGCTTGGGATTCATCAATGGCGGAGAGTTTCCAAGAACGCCGATCGTGATCGGAGGTTTGCAAATGGAAGATCATTTGTTGCAGTTCGATCTTGAAAATTTCAGATTTGGATTTAGCTCTTCGGCATTAAAGGAGGGAACTTCATGTTCAAAATTCGACTTCACTTCTGCAAACAacactttcttttaa